Genomic segment of Synergistaceae bacterium:
CAATAGGATCAGGGGCAATCGGAGCTACAAACGTCGGGCGTGCTATGGGCGCGGGCTGGTCATGGTTCACGGCTATTGTAGACATGCTCAAAGGCGCATTTGCGTTATTACTTGCTGCACATATTGCACCGGCTGAGTCGCAAAATTTAATCGCGGCGATTTCTGCACTTGCTGTAGTAGTCGGTCATAATTATCCGGTCTGGCTGAATTTCAAAGGCGGGAAGGGAGTCGCGACAACTTACGGGACATTATTTTTTATATGGCCGTATGAGTCATTTGCGATAGTGCTTTTATGCGGGGCGATCTGGTACGCTGTGAGATGGCTGACTCGTTATGTTTCTCTTGCGTCAATGTTATCACTTGCTGCCATGCCGCTGGGATTTGCAATGTTAAGCGCGCCTAAAGAGTTTATTATTTTGTCGGCAATACTTGCTGCGTTGTGCGTGTTCAGACACAGAAGTAATATAATGAGAATGATTCACGGAACAGAAGCGAAATTTACTCCCAAAAGCAAGAAATAAAATTTTTTCCTGCCGCCGTCTCCCACCCGCCCACCCCGACGGCGGCTTTGATTCATACACGCTTTATTGCTTCACTCAATCCAGCAAAAAACTCGTCAA
This window contains:
- the plsY gene encoding glycerol-3-phosphate 1-O-acyltransferase PlsY; its protein translation is MRSIILWAIVSYIIGSFPTGYLVTKLFHKDENGKRDGLDIRTIGSGAIGATNVGRAMGAGWSWFTAIVDMLKGAFALLLAAHIAPAESQNLIAAISALAVVVGHNYPVWLNFKGGKGVATTYGTLFFIWPYESFAIVLLCGAIWYAVRWLTRYVSLASMLSLAAMPLGFAMLSAPKEFIILSAILAALCVFRHRSNIMRMIHGTEAKFTPKSKK